In Lolium rigidum isolate FL_2022 chromosome 3, APGP_CSIRO_Lrig_0.1, whole genome shotgun sequence, the genomic window aactacggggtaaaaagtggaattcactcaagATGGAATATTAAGATATCGTTTGTTAGTAAAGTAGAAATTAGTTTTCTTGGATATCAAGTTTCTTCttccctataaaaggaacccctgTACTTTTTATGAGAAGTCAAGAAATAAATCAATCTAGTTATACCCTCTCCTTCCCCCATGCTCTTGAGGTGTGGCTACCTTCATGAAGCTGCCGCACCTACTGGGTACAGGGCAACCTTGTACAGGCCCTAGGGCGATTATTGTGCATCACTGCTATATCAAGGGAAGGAATAGCTACTCATTCCATCCCTCGAGCCAAACAAGAAACAAAGGAACTAGTTGATCTCAAATCAGGCTAATAAATGCATGACAACAATCCCATGAGCAAGAATGGCATAAACTTCTCTACAGAAAGCACAACATAAGGTCTTTCGATAACATAAACTTTGATGAACTGGCAAAAAAGATAATTGATAAAAAATGACAACCTATTTATTACCTCGTTTAGTGAAATAAGCATACAAATATGAACTCATTAAAACACCTCCACCTAATTATTTTGGATCAGGCTGGAAACAGTGATTCAAGTGGTAAAGGGTAAACGAGAACCACAACATCTCATGTAGGATGACTCCATATTTCGAGAAAGAGTCTAAGACAGCTTCGAATGTAGCCTGCATCAAAACATTCATTTAATCCAAATTATGAACAGCGATGGCCTGCTGACTTGCTACATATCCCTATATCGGGTGCCACAAAATGGAGCGGATAGGATGAATATGGGTTCCTCTGACCTCAACGTGGTGACGTGCCATCTGATGCAAACAAGTGCAAATAATCTCAAAGTTTGATGACAGACCTGTATGTTTATGTCACAAAAAATGGTTAGTTCAAGAATGCTACTACACAAATGTATAGCAAAAAGATCATGGTGTACAACTCATCATAAATTTCCAAATCCCAATCCAACAAACTAGCAACATTCTCTTCATAAATTGTTGTGTTTGTAAATTTATATGCTTTAGGGTTAACAAAGTAGCATTTCAATAATATGCAGAAGTATTCATATTAAAAGGTCACATCGTTTACATATATACCATTTCACATTTCAAATGAGTAAGCGAATTGTACCGAAAACTTCCCTGGATCATTTTATCATAAAGCAACACAGTGAATGGAAAAAAAAAACCTTAAGCATCTAACACTATTAATTGTTATTTTGAGCATGATCAGTGATTTTAACTGTCCATAGTGTTGCATGAATTATGTGAATACAGTAGCATATATGACATGAAATATACTGGTTGGCAGACAGATATTAAAAACCTTCTGATCTTCAGAAACTTTTAGCAAGATAccaattttgtattttacaagtCATGATGCTTATGTGACCATGAGAGGAGGAATACCCTCTCATAGTAGACACCAACCAATCAACCACAAGCATCATCCATCTCACATAGAATAACCAAGGTGACGGTAAAACTAAACCACACAAGAGGAACTGTGGAATTTTCAGCATGTATACCTTTACATATAATGCATTAGCAACACCATATCTCGTTCTGTTTCCTTAGCTATTGCATCAACGATATGTAACATTGCAacaagaagaaaataaataaCTAAGCATGAACAGCATCACTTTAGTTAAAGTTATCAGTCTATATTGGATGCAACTAAGAAGTAATGATGAGAATGATGCAAACTTGCACAGTAAAAACACAAGTTGTCCTGCTACGGTGCTGAAATGTACGTCAAATTTCACACACATGCCCGCCCCGAAAGACAGAATAGGTTCATTGTGAAACAAGAAAGCACAATAGTGATTCAAGTGGTAATCCGTAAACGAAAATAACATCCCAGGAAGCATGACTCCATATTACCACACAAATAATGTCTTCAGAAGCCAACATTCAGGTAACTGTCACTACTCATTGCCTGTTAACTTTCAATTTCCCAGTGGTGATCTGATCACCAGATATATAATACTACTAAACAATTGCTGCCTTGGgatagatcatgacattgataagaGTGTTGAGTTTCGCCGACAGATGAATAACATTAGATCACAAACACACACGCACAAATATATTGACAAAGGCACCTGTCGTGCCttgtcttttttatttttttgttgacTCGCAGTTACAACTTGATGACCCTGGTACACCAATATATATACAGGAACAAACGAACCAACCTTGGGACTCCTAGACCTACATGTACACACACTAGTAGCAATCGGAGTAGGAAACTAATCCTACCTAGACACGTACTAACTCTATACAAGCTAGCACTAATTGACCACATGGGACACGAAAAAACCTACTGCTACCAGGACACACGTATATGGCATGCAAAGCCAAACTAGACTACCATGGACCTCGCCGAATAAACAAAGCTAATTCTCAGTTAGACCCAAACACATTACAGGCAAGATAATTCCAGCAAAGAGTTCTCAGAGTCTAACTGTTCGAACAATGTGAGCACTGGGCACCAACCACCCAACCAGCAATTCTAAAAGCTAAAAACTGCTGAATGGATGGTTAGAATTTGTCCAGGATAGGTGGAGACCAGGCACACTCACAACGCTGGAGGAGAGCTCTACAGGAGGCACATAGGGGTGTCCGCGAGACCATTACCACGTGGTGTCATCGGCTTAACTGGTATGCAGATTACCCTGTGATAACTGAGTGCATGCACCAAATGAGAGGTTCCAACAAGCTACAAATTGCTGGATGAATGGCCACAATTGGGCCCAGTTAAATGAGCTGGACACAGGGCAGCCAAGTGCCAGCGAATGATATACTATCTCCTCATTAAGATGTGACTTTTTACCAAATGGACAGACATGAAAGCATTCAGATCAGTGGCCAGTGCACTGTGGCGATTTAACATCGCGATCAGCCAACCAATAATGGACTCGAGGCAAAAGGAACAGCAGCCTATCTGGTTATCCGCATCACCTCCAACTTTTGGAGGCCATTTCAGGAACAGCAGACATCAATGACCAAGATGGCAATTACTATCTCACTGCTCACGAGCAGAACCGGTGAGCAGACATCAATGTTACGGATCCCACAGAAAAATAAGGCATATCTCAGTCGGTAGCATTGTTACCTGGTAATCCATGATGCAGTATCTTGGTGATCTCTTTTGGTTGCTTCTCGCTCAGTTTTGCTGGTAGCAGCAACATCTTCAGTTTTCATTCCAGCCCCTCAGTATGTTTCCACTACTATTTTGCATCACAATATCAAGGCCATGAACCGCTCATTCCATCCCTTAAGcaataaagaaaagaaaatgagaaACTAGTTGATGGTATGAGCAGCAAATTCCCCGAACCAACCAATAAGATCTAACCAGCCTAATCAATGCATGGAAACGATCTCATGAACGAACACAAATGGCCTAAATAATGAGCCATTACTCACTGCTCAGGATCAGAACAAACAGCTGAAGTGTAGATAATAAGATGCTACCAATCCCACAGAACAAATAAGGATTATCTCAATCTTCCACGATGCAGTATATTGGTATTTCATCCGCTGTGGTTTGCTTCCCGCTCAGTTTTGCTGGTAGCAGCATGTCATGTGGGCAGATCAAGGACATAGGAGCAGCCAGCCCTAAGCTGGCTTCCTAGGAAATATCAATGAGTTAGGATTTCTATCGTTTAAATCAGGGAATCTTTATTTAAAAAGGAATATTAAGATATGGTTTGTTAGTAAAGTATAAATTAGTTTTCTTGGATATCAAGTTGCTTCTTCCCTAtaaaaagcccccccccccccccccccccccccggtactTGTTATGAGAAGCAACATAGTGAACGAAAAAAAAACCTTAAGCATCTAGCATCATTAATTGTTATTTTGAAATGATCGGGGATTTTAACTGTCCATAGCGTTGCATGAATTATGTGAGTACAGTAGCATATATGACATGAAATGTACTGGTTGGCAGACAGATATTAAAAACCTTCTGGTCTTCACAATGTTTGAGCAAGATACCAATTCTGTATTTTACAAGTCATAGTGCTTATGTGACCATGAGAGGAGGAATACCCCATCTCATAGTAAACATCCATCTCACATAGAATAACCAAGGTGGCGGTAAAACTAAACCACACAAGAGGAACTGTGGAATTTTCAGCATGTGTACCTTTACATATAATGCATTAGCAACACCATATCTCGTTCTGTTTCCTTAGCTATTGCATCAACGATATGTAACATTGCAACAAGGAGAAAATGAATAACTAAGCATGAACAGTTATCAGTCTATATTGGATGCAACTGAGAAGTAATGACGAGAATGATGCAAACTTGCACAGTAGAAATACAAGTTTTCCTGCTACTGTGCCAAAAGGCGTGTCAAATTCCACACACATGCACGCACAGAAAGACAAAGAGTAGGTTCATTGTAGAAACAAGAAAGCACAACTGTAAGACAGATACTACGATTAAGAGCTTCAAAGAAAAGAACCAATGTTCAAATTTCTTAAACCAAGATAGCAATCAACAATGGCACGATACACAAGTTAAAATATTGAATTGACTAATCAGCCTGTATATCAGGGAAGATAGGTTACTTTGAAGCTCCACCTACAGACACTACATTAAATTGGTGTAAGCTTATGACATTCTAGTATACAGAATTTACAAGACCATCCTGAAATCAGGGGTGGCTCACAAATCTCACACAAGTCCATGTCTAAAACTGGCATCTCCTGCATCACCACTGGAATCTAAACCTACTGGTGAATCATACCACTTGGGCCCAGAGTAGAAACCGTCAACATTTAtgcctaacaaacttgagtcattTACCATGGTATCATCATGCATCAATGGCTTAATAATCTTGGAATCCTGAACACCATCTTCGTCCCCACAGTTAAGGATACTTTTTTCATCGAAGTCACCAACATTCTCCTTCAGCATCCACTTATCACACTTTGGGCTATCACCCAATAGCATCTTCCTGTCCTCGCACTCTGCTGCCATTCTATCCCATGATACAATGGGCCCAAGGCTGGAACCAAAATCAGTATCAtcgtcatcaagcatatcatcatccTTGCAGAATCCAACGTCGTGATGATCTAAATGTTGCGGCACATCACCAGTGCCCCATCCCACGACATCATTGCCCATCATCAATGCCTCGTCTGGCTGGTAGGCATTGCCATCCAAATTAAACTTCCTAATCCTGTGCAAAATCTCAGATAGCTCACTGGAAAGTGAGCCCAATAGCTCTGGGTGCATCTTAGGCACCTTCCCTTCTAGGGAGACCACTTCTGCCCTGAGATCCCGAACTTGCTGCAAGACCGCCTGATGCGAGTCatcaatatcaacatctacatctCCCTTAACTGTAAAGTTAGGATCGCCTTCATCATTGACATCATATATGTCAGGATCAAACTCAAATGTCCCCTTATGGCCGACTAACCTGTGAACAATCCGAGCATTACCATCAAGTGGCCCAGGCTCGTGCCCCGAGTGCACCGCATAAAGCTTGAACACTGCAGTACCTTCCTCCAGATACACAAAGCTCTTGTCCTTCTCATTGTAGTTGGCTATGGGCACAATGGCCCGAATACGGAACCCACAGCCGCACCTCTTGGACTGGTACGGCTCCCGCTTCAGCCCCCGTGCCTTCTTCGCCTCAGAGGCGGTGGCTGAAGAGGATGATGCATTATTCCCAGTACTAGAAGTTGGCACCCCAGCACGGTGGCACGCGTAATCCTTCACCTCAGCCATGAACGGCTTATACCTTATATACTTCTGCCTAATGCAGAGGACCACCTTATGCTTGGCCGCCAGCTGCTGCAGCCTGCGCGGTACATCGCGTGCAGGCACATCTAGGGTATCTGTATATTCAAACCTGCGGCGACGCTTACCTCGTCCAGGCGACGAGATGGCGGAATCAGGCTGGCCAGCAGGTGAAGCCTTGCAGATAGGGCACGCGGCAACGCATACCCGGACGAAGGACTCTGGAATACCGTAGAACTTAGCGCCCACGGTCCAGGCTTGCCTGATGCGGTCGACGGTGTCCTTGACCCCGAGGTGGCGGAGCAGGTCGGGGTCCTGGTGCGCCTCGGAGACTATGTCCCGCCACTGGCCGACGTGGGAGACGCGCTGGGCGGGGTTGGACTTGAAGTGGAGGTGGCGGCcgtcggcggaggcggcgagcTTGTCCTGGATGCGCTTCCAGGCGGTGAGGTAGGCGGTGTCCTCGTTGCGGTCCTTCCAGACGGCCCGCCAGGAGGCGAGCACGGAGGGCGAGGTGGCGGCGCGgacctcgtcggcggcggcggcgcggcccgcgAGGACGCAGCGCAGCATGAGCGCGTGCGAGGCGGCCGTGAAGGTGTAGAACTGCGAGGAGACGTGCGGCGTCGGGTCGATgggcggcggggaggcggcgAGCGAGAAGGGGCTAGGGTTGGGGCCGGGGAAGTGGatcagcgcctcgtcgtcggcgtcgacgtGGAGGAGGTAGCTGCAGGGGCTGGGGTGGTTCGGGGAGAGCGGGTCCGGGTCCGGCGGGTGGTGGGATTGGAggtaggaggaggcggaggtggggaGGAGGGGATTCATGGCGGACACGGTGGGGGAAGCCGACGACGAGGTCTTCGGCATATCCCCAACACTTCTTTTTTTTCTTGCGAATTTGTTTTCCTCTTGCGATTTCACTCCGCCTGCCGTTCGCTTTATATATCTGCCCTGGTCTCTGGTCCTTATCTATCCACTCTGCGTCACCGGGATACTGTGGGCTTATCTCACTGCCGCCGGGGCCGCGTGTCAAGGGCCCGTCTGTCAGTTCGTCCCGTGGGTTGGATTTAGGGTTTACTTGGTATACTGGCTCTGTCGAGTCTAACGTTACCACTGCCGCTGGGTCATACCTTGGTGTCTGTACTCTCCAGCAGTATACCGGTGAACCTCACTGACAGACTGGTGGTCCCAGGCTCTCCCAGTCTCACGGTGGAGGATTGCCCACCTGTCAGTCTGTATCTCCGTCGAGGTACAAGTCAATGTTATGAGTCTTGTTGGACTATGTAGTACTGAAAAGAAAATAGAGTTAATTCAAATAATTCCCATACAAAAAGCACCGGTGAGTGATTTTTTCTATGTCGGCTAAATCTTTGGCACGGACATTTATTTGCACGGTCTCCTATTGCGACGTACTCCCGTGTTGTTGGATTGGGGTCACCGGGTGGTGCGTTAGTGCTTTTGATCGGATATGAGTTGACGTGGAGAGGGACGATTGGGTTGCGCTTTAATTTATGCCAACGTAGTTGAAATATTGTTTTATTCGTAGGATTGATCTTATActaatctctatctctactatctctatctctactacttagaaAGGCACGAACTTGCGTTGGAAAATGAAATCTAGACCGTACATAGACTTTATCTAACGACTGAGAATCGTTTGTTCTCCCCGTTCCCACATCCCTCTAAAGCTCCGGATCCCTTGCCCCCACGCCCTGATTTTCGCGAATCAATTACCATCGAATTCACATTCAAAGGATGGTTAACGCCGATAATTCCTCTTATTTCCTGATTTGTCGTCCTTGACACCTTTGTGTGACACTCTTTCTTTTCCAATCCACCCTAACACGATCGGTGAGGCGGATCAACCCACCTAATCAACATTGCAGGCGCGGGAGATGATGGATCACCGATGTCAGCGGAGACAGCATACGACGGGCGAGGCGACGGGGTGTTGCGAAAAGAGGGGcgtctgtggtgaccctgcataccactgcatgttgtagtatgccagtcgttaatataacattcacgaagtaccattccgcaaatattacatccctcagagtagtacaacagaacatagcagggtccataactcattcatttattattacaactatcatacacatgtcatcttggagctcctcttgggtcctaagaggaatactcctgggttcgaggcgaacccaacttaacttacaatacaagagtctcattaaactaaacatttatttcatcgagcagctaaatactaagagttcgggctgctcggttactattaCTATCGGATAtcactaggcttgatctcctccggaagcctccccggatccgtagactatgagatagtctacgccttcaacacctcctgagaggtcaggttcatcatagccgatgatctcggctccttcattgttgtcgtagtcctcctccggacgattcggacaatctaagcatgggatttaagagtggtatgagtacgagcgtactcaacaagttcattatagataagaggtgtttaatgcactagctacgatattagaccggaaagtctaataccaatgcaagttttgataaacatttctttaagagattgcttttatttcaaagagctatgtccgtcgaccttcaccggtttactagaacttcatggagctcctttccggcggcgttcgcgagttcctcatcccggaacagggagtgacaggtcacggttctttacactcgcagaggtgtgttgctttacccataagagatcttaaccttggtgccaaccgggcagctttcccgtccacacttccttcggtgtgaggcccggtataaggtctagccaatcatgttcctccgctacctcgaacacccaccctttgttgcatgccccgaccctgggtccacgtcggtcccattattcctgtagatttcaaggtggaccccgaccacgacaacgatcttcgggctctaccatacactcctacgccggtaggctgcaacccatcatagaccgcaataccgtggggacttaggactccccggcctcaccgcttgctccttcgggcgacaagtgtactacggactatgtcgtggggacttaggactccccggcctcaccgcttgcccccttggattacaagtgtactacggtaaagcgcatccgttgatgaacgagaggtggaaacacttttgactactccgtcccactccggatcttatggttaacacgggtattacggcacaagaatcactggcgacatttgttgtttaatcctagatggatattaatccttgcaatggaacctccaccattttaacacaaaccatggttccattgcccaccacatagtcatattcatagttatgaaagtagtggttttgatttttatgcaacagtgataaccataatactttgcaagtaatttgatagaaatactcaaatgacatgagcaagtgatgaacttgcacgaacactgcaaagttttgcggttggaaggtgtggactgacccttgtcctctcgcttctgaaaaatagcatcattgtccgataagggcaatggttaaagaggcaattatgcatgattccatttttagggtttgttccccccttccgatgtcgttattatttcatgtaagaggttagtactaagaataatttggggatacttggtttaaagtaaaatacaaccttgaaatgttgtcaaggtgtttttaaagtccaaatgcattaatggatttattttcattattgaaaataatatgtgtgatttaaatcattatttaaatcatcaaattaagacttattcttctttgtcttcaaaaattctctttgatattttatttagatagagaattttatgctgattaattttcatatttttacttatttttttagagctgtattttattttataaaattcttggaaattctcatttaaatgggtattttggaaatgtccaaaatacccctcgggcccacctgacaggcagccgagctggttaggttggaccagcccagtgggctcggtccaaccgacccagtcgcttcgtcgtcctcctccccgtaaccctaatcccctttcggCTCTCGCGACACCAAAATCGCCTCCGTCGTCGCCGCCATGCTCTGGCCGCCTTCGGCCATTATCGGCGACGAGCCGGGTGCGGAtccggaccgcctctcgacggcggacatggtggtccgcgtcgatttgacgctcgTGTCCACCTCGACTCTCCTCCAACGCGCTcgcgcctcggccgcacggatccgtgaaGGTCCGCCGTTCATCGGCGTCCACGGCGCCGTGGTGATGCCGTGGAGATGCCGGCGTTGCGGTGATGTGGCGACCGGGCTTGGCTTggctccggcgccgccgtcgcccggcgtgtgccgccgtgccgccacggtcgtGCTCATCTCGCTTCGCTCGTAAGTTTCTCCTCCTCTTTCCTCCTCTCGTTACCTGTTCTATCTTCTTCTCATCTCCCTTCTTCGTCTAGCTCGGCCACCGGCCGACTTCTCCCCGTGGAGATGCTTGCCTTGACGAAGTGCTCGCTCGTCGCTACGCTTACGTGGCTTGTGCTTTGCCGGCCCGAGTGCTGTGCTAGGCTGCTGCGTTTCGTCGGGCTAGGCATGCCGCTGCGCTACCGCTGCTCGCCATGCTTGCTCTAGCCTATGTGCTTGTGTGAATCGTCGTTGTGGCGTGTGCTTCCTTTGATTCATGTCTCTCGCTCACCCTTGGTTATATATGTTATTATCCCGGCTAGGTGTTCATCTCGAACACCACTAGCCATTGTCGTTGCTTGCTTATCGTCGTAGCTTGCTCTAGCTCCCCTGGTTCATTATCGTGAGTGGTTCTTGTCTGTTTAGCAAGAGGCGGTGTTatttatgtgatgattattgagtTCGGCTCACGATAGGTTTGGCTTGGCTTAATTATtgtccatatacatcaattccttgatgatatgcttctggatacaattataaaaatgGTTTATGTGCTAGTCTGTGATCTAATTGTTGATAATCTGTGGCTGTTTTAATTCATATAATTCATGTGTGATACTGGTGGTTGATTCTAGCTCGCCTCGGCATGCTTTAACGAGCCTTgatgatcaaatgatcatccttTGCTTGTTGTCCGTGCCTTTCCGGTACTTCACCCGGTGTCCGTGTGACACTTATACTTGTGCTCGATGTGTGTTAATGCTTACTCAAGCATCATCCGATGCTTGCGAGTGAGccattggttcaccggcaagatgttggtgctttagTTACTTAACTCGTTTCATTTATCTCgtaattccttgctttactagatggataaatgatgtgaactgcttgcgtTATGATCATCTTACAGTtaatttgattgagctagagggatgccaacatctcgttgggaaccctagctccatttgaacccttcGGGTAATGATAAACTCGCTTTGGTGACTTTCCTGTGTGGCTAGGTAgtctgttgtgaccctagcagtgcCGTGTcctgctagaaatggttgctcctacccctgttagatgcttctgtgcactaatcctggtagtctttcataggctgctaggttatttgatgttgaaatcatactGGGCAGATAGCTGTCCAGtgatctgatggtttagctagttGTGTGTTGCTAGGTGAATCTGGGTAGCTTGATAGGGATTAATTCCTTGCTGGATTTCCCTGGTTAAGTCACTTTTAATTCTATTGGCTTGATCAGTGTTCCCTTGGATCCATTCCTAATGGTTGtacccttattttgcttgcatcatatgactggtagccaaatgatgatacaacagGGTAcccacacccttttgcttgtgtgtgattgatgcacatgcttatttatgagcaagacggatgcttgctcatgatgctttgtgtatacctcactccagctcctagaaatggggtgttggtgtagaggatggcTTCTGGTTGCTTGGTTTGCtttaaggatgaactggtgcttgtcctgctcctccttgtgagcttgtgaaACTTGAATTGATTCTGTGGTGATTTTGGACAGGTTGagcagctctggctgttcttccagttcttgttgttcttggtgttcttaccctttggagattctgccgatgagctgctagggtttctggctgtgaaaaggttttatatgaacctttgttggctcctctggtcgacagcttggcctgacaccaatttggtgactccccaggcttgtgtgtgctgttgtgcatgcacaagacctggtgagctgctaggctgtgtgtgtgtgcacatgcttggtatctggcttgtgtcttggtctgtgagatgatcagctcggcggagctgatccatatctactcaatttCATTCTTCTACTAACctcgccaagtggttttaccacttggcataatctcTTTTTGTGGTGTTTGTGTGCGGGGGACTTtggaatgatcaagatgaagattaactcatcttat contains:
- the LOC124701894 gene encoding uncharacterized protein LOC124701894 codes for the protein MPKTSSSASPTVSAMNPLLPTSASSYLQSHHPPDPDPLSPNHPSPCSYLLHVDADDEALIHFPGPNPSPFSLAASPPPIDPTPHVSSQFYTFTAASHALMLRCVLAGRAAAADEVRAATSPSVLASWRAVWKDRNEDTAYLTAWKRIQDKLAASADGRHLHFKSNPAQRVSHVGQWRDIVSEAHQDPDLLRHLGVKDTVDRIRQAWTVGAKFYGIPESFVRVCVAACPICKASPAGQPDSAISSPGRGKRRRRFEYTDTLDVPARDVPRRLQQLAAKHKVVLCIRQKYIRYKPFMAEVKDYACHRAGVPTSSTGNNASSSSATASEAKKARGLKREPYQSKRCGCGFRIRAIVPIANYNEKDKSFVYLEEGTAVFKLYAVHSGHEPGPLDGNARIVHRLVGHKGTFEFDPDIYDVNDEGDPNFTVKGDVDVDIDDSHQAVLQQVRDLRAEVVSLEGKVPKMHPELLGSLSSELSEILHRIRKFNLDGNAYQPDEALMMGNDVVGWGTGDVPQHLDHHDVGFCKDDDMLDDDDTDFGSSLGPIVSWDRMAAECEDRKMLLGDSPKCDKWMLKENVGDFDEKSILNCGDEDGVQDSKIIKPLMHDDTMVNDSSLLGINVDGFYSGPKWYDSPVGLDSSGDAGDASFRHGLV